Part of the Apostichopus japonicus isolate 1M-3 chromosome 18, ASM3797524v1, whole genome shotgun sequence genome, TTTTGCCATTTTATCACTTTATTATGACAAAAAtgcatgtttttctttataatttgcaAGAATATTTTGCTTGTATCTCAGTTTATGCATGGCCGACCTTATTGTTTCTTTTGATATGACGGATCACATTTGACCaaatagcaattagcatgattaAAGAACCTTAGAATGATTCTTCATCttcaaggtggcatactcctattagagtctatatcaatccgctcgattgttctccttcaggaaaagtgccaaaaagcagcgggagaacatcttttgtgacctgttatcaatcatagtctagtttttgtggcttgcatgttgaagagcatgaatggaagtacatgtggtgagaaaattgggtcaattgaggcaattttagacccctttaggcctcccgggagcagcgtaggaaatttgtttaccactgagtgaagaggtttgtttacaagtgacgaaaacttctggctcggatagcaaaaaatctacatggtcatggtacaaaaaattgatggtgccatgaaagtctaacttgtcagctatccggtgatgggtagcgtttagctagtgaaaacttctatctagacttagagaccacattacttttaagatttagtgtgtaagtcaatgaggCTTTTTACCTAAAAGTTCTCTTTATGCTACCTCGTATGCTACCTCGTATGCTACCTAATAGTATGCTACCTCGTATGCTCGTATGCTTTTTACCTCGTATGCTACCTAAAAGTTCTCTTCATCATCATGGAATTCAGCATCGTCATTGTCTTGCTCGTCATCATGCTCGTCATCATCTTCCTCATCACCTTCAGGCTCAGTGGCTGGCTCTTCATCTGGTATGGGCATGTTGGCACAGTTCTTACATCCACATAGTTCGGTACAGCGCAAACCCAAAGCTGCACAGCATCCTTCATCTGTACCTTGGCACTTTGACTTGTTGCAGGTGCATCGAGTTAATTCCATGATGCTTTGTTGAGCAGGCTGCAGGTCCATCCAATCTATCGCAAGGTTACCCTCTACTAATTTCCAACCATGGCCAACTGGTGATGGTATGTCAGGATGGCTTTCAAAACCACGTTTCCAAATAGCTGCCTGGTAATTTGCACGTTGTGAATGCTTTAGTAGTGCATCTCTGTTGGGGGGCATGATATCCTCTTGCCTGGTAGCCATGGAAAATAAGGCGTACCTGGCATCATTCACACTGCTGTGCTCTTGCATATTGTAAAGCTTGCACACAAAGTCCTCCAATGTTGAGATGACGTCATCTGTAAGCGTGAATGCTTCACCCAGGGCTTGAAAAGCCTGTCTATACCTTTCATTGTCTAGAATTAGCTTCAATGGTCTTGTCTTCCCTTTTCCGTAGAAGGAACTTGTTGAATCACAGCCAGTGAAACAGTGCAGGCCTATCATAACTTTTGTGGTTTCCTCTCCCAGGTCAAGTTGGATGGCCTGTAGGCTGATGGTGcggttcttttcttctttccctGTGTTGAAATATAGCTTTGAGCTCTCAAGTTTTGGTGACATAGCAATACCAATGATGAACACATCCGTGTCAGGACTCTTGATGACAATATCTTTACTTCCCATGTCGCTGGCGTACTTAGCATGGAGCAACATCCTGGTGTCGGCTTCCTCGTGTGTACAATGGAGTTCTGGAACTTCTTGAATATTTGTTGTCCCATTGCTTGCTGTAATTAGATGACACTGCTCTGCGTGTGCAATGTACACAGATATTCCCTTCAAATCCTCCTCCCCATAAGTACTCCAAGAGTCAAACAGGAAATTGACAAGTTGCTCCTTGTTGAATCCATTAGCCAGGTATTTCTTCCACTGTTTGGGCACGGGTTGGTCTGGCTTGGTGATCTTGATCCTTTGCGATCCACTTGCTGCACGCCGCTTCCTCTCTGCACCTTTGATGCTCATAGCTGGATATGTGTCTGTCACAAAGTGTATGATGTTTGATCCAGTGCTTCTTGCCAAGTAAACCAGGTCTCTCAGTATTTTCTTTGCCAATTGTCCTATGGTGTCAGGCATCGTCTTTGAGTTCAACTGTTGAAGCTTGGCCATTCCGTCGACAATCCAAACACATTCCTTTGGTAACTCGACAGTCGGAGATGCTTCTGGTGACTTCTCTAGGTGGTGCAACAGACTGGCTTTGTTCGTCTTCACCAAACATCCATTAAGTTTGGCCAGGGCTGGAGGATATAGACTCAATGAGAAAGTCAACATGTTCCGCTGATCTACCTTACGTACTCTGCCAATAATAATTAGCCTCGCCAGCAACTCTCTATCACTTTTCAAAGCCACCTCTTTCCCATTCATGTTCACAGTTGCTTTGCCTACATCTGCAAATGTCTTCAACTTCATCTTGGACAGAGTTTTGTTGAGGTATATGTCTCCTTGCAGACGGGTCTTGGAGAAATTGATGAAGGCTTCGTCACCCTTTGTATATGCATTCATAAGATCAGAGCATACATCAGCTGAAGCAATGACCCCTGATGATAGGTGCACAAGTTCTGCAGTATCTGCTTCTGGATCACTATCAAAAGGATTGGTCATACTCATTATGGTGCTCATGATGTTGTTGATGTCATTCTGATCTCTCGTCATACGACTCTTTGTTAAATCTGCACGTCTTGAAACTTTTTCTCCCTTGCCAGCCATTTCCTCACACTGTCTCGTTATCAGTGCTCTTTCATGGTGGCCTCTGATCCATCGATTGGTGGCACCTTGGTTGTTTGAGAAGCCTTTAACACCCCCTCTCGTTTTCGAATCTCTATTGGCAGTTTGCTCAATTGTCATGTCGCAAGCTACTCCTGCAAAACCGTGTGTGTCCTGACGCTGAACTGCAAAGTGGCCCTTGACTAGTTCATCATGGATAAATGGATTAGTGATTGGGAGTTTGTTCATTTCAAGCCAGTATACCGGAAGGTAGCGTGAGTAGTTTGTCCTATCATAGGCAAACATCCATGGTAGCAAAACTCTGACTGTAGCAAGATGCAGTTTCCAGTCTCCTTCCCTGGTAGCTCTAATGAAGAGGAGAATATTGCCAATCATTTCTAGGTAAGAGCACCAGAAAGCGAAAGTAGCGttgttctttccttctttaaTGAAGTCTCCATACCTTGCCATCATAGCCTTGTAAGCACTTCCTTCCAGCTGGGTGTCAAACTCTCTTGGATAAGATGCCTGTAGGGATGACACTACTTTCTTGAACTGTTGTCTTTTCTGTTCCTCCAGAGTACTCAAGAAACTTTGCCATCGAAGGCGGTGCAGTGCTTCAGCCATAAGCTTATGACAGCGAACACTTCGATTGTAGTTGTGGCCATTCATCACACCAGTCACTGACCCTGTTGCTACTACACCTGCCTCAATCAGGACATCTTGAAACCCTGCATCCTGGAACCTCTTCCCAATGCATGCTAATGCTGTCATTGTGGTATGGAAAGCTCCAAGACGAATAACTATTCTCTCCTGGAAAATTGGAGTCTGCCATCTGATTGTCTGAGCTTTACAATAAATCGCTTGGTCTACTACTACCACAATTGATGGAAGTTCCAACTGATCGGCTATTTCCAGGCTTCTGTGAAGTACAGTGTTGACAGTATTTAAATCCGTCGGGCTAGCATCTACAACTGGCAAGTATGCAATGGTTGCTTTAGGTGGAATGTTGGATGAAAGCAGTTGGTTGAATCCAGTCCAAGAGGGAAGAAGGCGGGCCTCAGAAAATTTTGAGACATAAAATGCATCTTCTTTTTCTCTGTATGGATGCAGGACAACATTATAATGCTCAACTTCCAGCTGTACACTGTCATCAAATGCCTGAGGGGATGACTTCTTCAAACCACCAAATCTCACCATCTCTGAAGCAGGTGCTGGCAGGGATCGCTTCCTTGACTTTCTGATATGTTGACGCAATTGAGACCCTGAAGATGTAGAATCTAACTTCACATGTTGGACAGCTATTCCGTTGGTGTTGTGGGTAGTGCCTTTACCTGATAGGGTGCATTCTCCAAAATCGTTGTTGTCCCACACAAGGGTGGTGTAGATGGACTTGTTGAGACTGGATGGAAGAACATTGCCTCTATCAATTTCCTGCTGCCCTAATGCTGTATCGTGCTCCAAGACATTAGTGTGTGACACAGAATGTCCAAAACCATTCAGTAAACCAATGAGCTGGGCTGATCCACTAAGATGACGAATCGCCATTGACAGTGATGCATGCTTGGGCATCATCTTCCTTCCCTTTGTTGCCAGGTAGATGATGTCCTGCCCAATGGCAAGGATGCGACGATCTTCTGCATCttgaatctttactttctgCTCATCTGTTGGCTCATCGGACACACCAACAATCCATGCTATAAAATTGTAGAGCTTGGTGGGGACTATCTTGCGTGCTGCATCAAGGGTTAAATCGTCAGATGTTGGAGGCCATGGAAGATTGGTTTTTTTCATGGCTTGCATGATTTCTTCTTTTAAATCCAATGCAGTAGAGTAGCAATCCCTTAGTGACGACATTTGAGGCTTGGATTGTCCACTGTTTGGTATGCCCTTTGGTCGCTTTCTGGGTGGTTCTTGTTCCTCCTCAGCATCTGTGTTGTCAGTATCTGTGGTGGTGTCAGTGTCATCTGCTTCAGAACCAACAGCTTCAGGCACAAGATCTTCGGCCGATAGTGTCTCAACATAAACCATCTCACTGGAACACCTCTTCTTGGGCTGAAGAAAGCACAGCTGTGGAAACCTTCGTTTGAGACGCTGCTTCAGGCTGTAAGTTCTGTAGTTGGAGGCATCTTTCATTTCAACATCTTTCACAGCTTTGCCAAAATACCGCCTTAGTGATGTCATTCTGTAAATCTGTTTCTCTCGAAGAATCTTGTGTTCGATGTAGTACTTGCAAAAAGCATCAAATGCTGTGGCATAGAGCTGTTCTTTTGGCTCAACATACTTCCTGGTTTGGTACCCTGTGTAGCTCCTGTAGCAACTTCTATGATAACGCAATTCGATTGCCACACAGTCACGATCACGAATTTGGAGAAGTATGCGGTCGTCCTTCTTGTCTTTAGCAGCTGCGGCTACCTTGCCTCCATCAGGCTGTTCACAAAGCATCaactgttcttttctttttctcctctGAGCGTCTGTATATGATTTTTCATAGCGGCAACAGAAGATGCAAATCTTTGGCAGGATGTGGGAAGGGACAGATGGCTCCTTCGTTACACCCGCAAGAGCTGAGCTAGATCGTAACACCCTCGGGGCTTGTTGTGGATTTGTTGCTTCATCACCAGTATCAATACTTGAAGTTGAAGGCTCCAATTCTGTAATGgcacaaaagaaagaaagaaaaatatatgtgtgaattttcattttgtattctGTGTATAGGGAGATGATGGATATTTCAATGTagcaatgaaaataataaaaatatgtacaCTAAAACACCTGAAAATCGGGCATAGCTCTGCCATCAACAGCTATTTAGAAAATGCCATATAAAAttaaagatatatttaaatatacaatTTTCAAGCCATTATAAAATTTAAGTTTGTATAATTTACACCAAGACACCTGAAAAATTGGGCATAGATCCAACATGCAATTTGTTAGGGCCTACAACTTTAAGTAGAGTTTGCACTTTATAAAATTTAAGTTTGTATAATTTACAccaaaacacataaaaaaatgTGCATACATATAGCTCCACGTGTGACAGGTTTTTCAACAAAATCTTGTCTGAAACTACCATGGTGACATCTTTTTAGACAAAAACCATCAGAAaactaaatatgaatatatacattttatcaATGTAGCTATATCTTTAACCTTtacaccaaaaaaattgggcaTTGCTCTGCCGTGCGTTGACTCTTTAAATGCAACATGATTTTTATGACCCAATAAAAAGACCTCAAAAATTGGGTATACATGTAGATCTGCTTTGCTTTAGCTTTTTTGAAGATGCAATATTGTTGTAACCCGAATAAAAACATGGGCCTAGGTCAGCCGTGTCGGCTTTTTAGACAAAATAAAGCAGTCAGAAAACTAAGAagaatatattatttcaatgtAGCAATAAATAATATCTgtacacaaaaaacaaaacaaatgggCATACATGTAGCTCCGCCGTGCGTTGGCTTTTTAGATgcaacatatttaattttaaattatttttatgacCCAATATAAAAAGATCTGAAAAATTGGGCATAGGTCTGCCGTGCGACAGCTTTTTAGACACAAACCGTCAGAAAACCAAGTCTAAGTagaattatattataataatttcaatgtagcactaaatatatcaattaatatttacaacaaaACATCTGAAAAATTGGGCATAGCTCTGACATGCATGATCATGCATTGGCtttatataatttatgcaaCATGATTTTTATGACCGACCCAATATAAGGATCTAACCTAACAATATTTTACACCAAAACACATAAAGAAGTGGGATATATAGGTCTGCTAATTTATATTGGGTCATTAtgacagtattttttttttaatttaatgacaTTAGCATTGCCATAGGCTAGCATGGGGTACCGTTATTTTCCGCACacattactttccgctgaaacaaaacggtgttttccgctgacaaatttgtcagcggaaaacaacttttttttcagcggaaagtaccatttttttgggaggaacagaatgacttactgaaatgattaggcacatggaaggatttGGGAGGATGGAGAAGAAAGGATTTGACTGTAACAGGGTAAAATGTGAGACTAAAATGTGAGACTAGATTATTATTAGGATAGCTAAGGTTGTCATAATTCTTAAGAATCCCTAATTACaaacaccccaagcctcctGTAAATTAAAAGCTGctttaacttttctgacatgaactcagtctaaccatcctttatcaacgttctttgatactttctcatgttattttaatcatccagcctgaatttggtatcctaaaattgaggaaaaatatagtgtacaggtaagtgaaaaaaaagtgttttccgcacaagaattttttcagcggaatgTAATCtgcggaaagtaacgtatgcggaaaacaactgaacCCGCTAGCATGCACCACCAATACAACACAGTTGAACACACCATACAGCCAGTGCATTTCACCCTAGCCTAAGTGTGAgcagtgagtgagtgagtgaaatttctctgtaaatgtccatgtttatatgacaaaaataaagaacctACCTGATGTACGACTTGATTTGGCAGCTAGTAGTTGCTTCTCTTTGCTTATCTTTCCTCTCTTCTGCTTCGATGAGTCGGTAAAATACCGATAACAAGTGTTATGACATCCACCAAATTCTGGAATTGGCAAGCTTAATACACACGTACTCCTATGCTCTCGCAAAAAAGCTGTTGCTATATCGGCTTGATTTCCGACCAAATCCTTCCAAATGTCCACACTTTTCAAGAATGTGGTCCACCTTGCTGTTGTAAAAGGTTTAATATCTTCTAAAACATCAGCGCAGTGAGCAAAACACCTGTTTTTGGACGAATTCAGCGACTTTCCCGCATTGCAATCCATGTTTATGTCATGTTTTGCGGCAAGCGAAGCGTCTGTGTGTACCAGCT contains:
- the LOC139958972 gene encoding uncharacterized protein gives rise to the protein MDCNAGKSLNSSKNRCFAHCADVLEDIKPFTTARWTTFLKSVDIWKDLVGNQADIATAFLREHRSTCVLSLPIPEFGGCHNTCYRYFTDSSKQKRGKISKEKQLLAAKSSRTSELEPSTSSIDTGDEATNPQQAPRVLRSSSALAGVTKEPSVPSHILPKICIFCCRYEKSYTDAQRRKRKEQLMLCEQPDGGKVAAAAKDKKDDRILLQIRDRDCVAIELRYHRSCYRSYTGYQTRKYVEPKEQLYATAFDAFCKYYIEHKILREKQIYRMTSLRRYFGKAVKDVEMKDASNYRTYSLKQRLKRRFPQLCFLQPKKRCSSEMVYVETLSAEDLVPEAVGSEADDTDTTTDTDNTDAEEEQEPPRKRPKGIPNSGQSKPQMSSLRDCYSTALDLKEEIMQAMKKTNLPWPPTSDDLTLDAARKIVPTKLYNFIAWIVGVSDEPTDEQKVKIQDAEDRRILAIGQDIIYLATKGRKMMPKHASLSMAIRHLSGSAQLIGLLNGFGHSVSHTNVLEHDTALGQQEIDRGNVLPSSLNKSIYTTLVWDNNDFGECTLSGKGTTHNTNGIAVQHVKLDSTSSGSQLRQHIRKSRKRSLPAPASEMVRFGGLKKSSPQAFDDSVQLEVEHYNVVLHPYREKEDAFYVSKFSEARLLPSWTGFNQLLSSNIPPKATIAYLPVVDASPTDLNTVNTVLHRSLEIADQLELPSIVVVVDQAIYCKAQTIRWQTPIFQERIVIRLGAFHTTMTALACIGKRFQDAGFQDVLIEAGVVATGSVTGVMNGHNYNRSVRCHKLMAEALHRLRWQSFLSTLEEQKRQQFKKVVSSLQASYPREFDTQLEGSAYKAMMARYGDFIKEGKNNATFAFWCSYLEMIGNILLFIRATREGDWKLHLATVRVLLPWMFAYDRTNYSRYLPVYWLEMNKLPITNPFIHDELVKGHFAVQRQDTHGFAGVACDMTIEQTANRDSKTRGGVKGFSNNQGATNRWIRGHHERALITRQCEEMAGKGEKVSRRADLTKSRMTRDQNDINNIMSTIMSMTNPFDSDPEADTAELVHLSSGVIASADVCSDLMNAYTKGDEAFINFSKTRLQGDIYLNKTLSKMKLKTFADVGKATVNMNGKEVALKSDRELLARLIIIGRVRKVDQRNMLTFSLSLYPPALAKLNGCLVKTNKASLLHHLEKSPEASPTVELPKECVWIVDGMAKLQQLNSKTMPDTIGQLAKKILRDLVYLARSTGSNIIHFVTDTYPAMSIKGAERKRRAASGSQRIKITKPDQPVPKQWKKYLANGFNKEQLVNFLFDSWSTYGEEDLKGISVYIAHAEQCHLITASNGTTNIQEVPELHCTHEEADTRMLLHAKYASDMGSKDIVIKSPDTDVFIIGIAMSPKLESSKLYFNTGKEEKNRTISLQAIQLDLGEETTKVMIGLHCFTGCDSTSSFYGKGKTRPLKLILDNERYRQAFQALGEAFTLTDDVISTLEDFVCKLYNMQEHSSVNDARYALFSMATRQEDIMPPNRDALLKHSQRANYQAAIWKRGFESHPDIPSPVGHGWKLVEGNLAIDWMDLQPAQQSIMELTRCTCNKSKCQGTDEGCCAALGLRCTELCGCKNCANMPIPDEEPATEPEGDEEDDDEHDDEQDNDDAEFHDDEENF